The genomic region AACCGGGTGCACAACGTTGCCGGTGCGCTGAAATATATTGAATACGATTTCTTCAAGCGCTGGATGATGCGCCGCATCTCGGCCATGGAAGGCGGCCCGGTCGACACATCCAAGGATCACGAACTGACCGACTGGGACCAGTTGAAGGAATTTGTCTCCAACTTCGTGCTGGAAGTGGATGTGGTGACGTAGCAGGGTTTTTGGCTAGAGCGTGTCCTGGTTGGATGGAATCGTTTGAACGCCGGTCACCGGGTCTTCGGCAAGGTCTGCTGCAAGACCGATCTTCGGCAACACCGCGCCCGTTCCCCACACGGTGGCGCCACCAAGCCAGATGCCATCTTTGAAGAACGCTCTTGGCGCAGTGGGAGCACGTGCCTTGAGGAAATCGTTGATGATTTCGAAATCATCGCGAATAGTCAGAAAATTCGTGCGATCAAGGCTTTCCAGATAAAATATCGGATTATTGAAATAGTGTTGGCTGCCAAGCCAGACAAGAAGCCTTGGGGTTCTTTCAGCAGCGATTCCAGTTTTGCCGGCTCCACAAGGGTTTTCTTCCTTAGGCCGGGTCGCGGTCGCGCAGGGCATCAATGCGTTGTTGCAGAGCTCGCCGCGCTTCATCCGGGCGTTGAGCATGGCTGTGCGAATGCCATGCCACGATGGTGGATGTAACCAGTATCAATCCGGTAAACAGGGTGAAGTACGGAGAAGCGATCATGGCGAAAATCTGCTCGCCCAGGCTGCCGCTGCTTCTCATTTGCTCTGCAAGCTTGGTAAAGAGGAAGCCAGCCATTCCGCCAGCCAGTAGACCAAAGGCAACCCACGCAGGCCAATGTCACCGGCAAACTCTGATAGCTTGCCATTTTGGCTGTGTTTGTGAGGCTTCGTGGTTGTCTCGTTCATGAAAAAATGCATGAGATTGGGTACGGCTTTACAAGCAACAGGTGTTTTTGCATTTGTTTTGAGCCGCGAAAAGGCTATTCACTGGTCGCATGATCCATCTTCTGCTTGTTGCCCTTGGCGGTGCTGTTGGCGCGTCGCTGCGTCATCTTTCCGGCCTGTTTTTCCTGCGCACCTTCGGGCCGGCCTTTCCCTTCGGCACGCTGTTCGTTAACGTGGCAGGATCGCTTGCCATGGGGTTGCTGATCGGCTGGCTGGCGCGGCGCACCGGCGGGACAAGCGCGGAACTACGGCTGTTCCTGGCAACCGGCCTGCTGGGCGGATTTACGACCTTTTCCGCCTTTTCGCTTGATTTTGCCGCGCTTTGGGAAGATGGCAGGCTGGCAATCGCCTTCGGCTATGCTGCAGCAAGCGTTGTACTCTCTCTGGCCGCCATCTTTGCCGGCCTGTGGCTGGCGCGTGCCGCCCTTGCATGAAACCCGGCAGGCCATTGTCATAAAAAAAAGTGTCGTTGAAAAAGGTTCCGCATTGACCCCGATCGTAAGCCAGAAAACCGTTGTCGAAGACGAGCAGAACATGCGGCTCGACCGCTGGTTCAAGCTGCATTTTCCCGGCCTTGGCTTTGGCCAGTTGCAGAAACTGCTGCGCTCGGGCCAGATCCGCGTCGATGGCGGCCGGGTAAAGGCCGACACCCGGTTAAAGCCGGGACAGGCGGTTCGCCTGCCGCCGCAGGTAACCGGCCTTCAAAGCGGGGTGCGCACCGGCCCGCTCACCGCCAACACGATCCGTGACAAACACGATCTGGAAGTACTTGAGGCAATGACGCTCCATGAGGACGGCAAGGTCGTTGTCTTCAACAAGCCCGCCGGGCTGGCCGTGCAGGGTGGCTCGGGACTTAACCGCCATGTCGACCGCATGCTTGAGGCGATGCGCAACAAGAAGGGCGAAAAGCCGCGCTTGGTTCACCGCCTTGACCGCGACACGTCGGGGGTTCTGGTGGTGGCGAAGACCCGGGGCGCTGCTGCCGCGCTGACCAGGGAGTTTCGAGGCCGCAATACCGAAAAAACCTACTGGGCCGTGGTCAGGGGCGTGCCGAAGCCGCGCCAGGGGCGCATTTCCAACTGGCTGGCGAAAGTCCGCAATGAAGAGGGCGACGACATCATGCGCGTGGTGCGCCATGGTACGCCTGACGCAGATCACGCCGTTTCCGAATACCAGGTGGTGGAGGCGTCAGGCTCAGCGCTGTGCTGGCTGGAACTAAAACCGGTTACAGGGCGAACCCATCAACTGCGGGTTCATTGCCAGTCCCTCGGCCATCCCATCCTTGGCGATCCGAAATATTTCGACATTGAAAACTGGCAGTTGCCGGGCGGCATCCAAAAAAAGCTTCACCTGCATGCCCGCCGTATCCGCATCGCCCATCCCGACGGCGGCATGCTGGATGTAACAGCCCCGCTGCCGCCGCACATGGTGCAGACATGGAATCTGCTCGGCTTCGATCCGGATTCAGAACTTGACTCTGTTTGAAACATTTTTTTGCAAAACCGATTCGCCATGCATTGACCGCTGATTCGCGAAGCAGCTATACAAAGCGAATCATGCGGCTGATCTTATTCGATGTGGACGGGACACTGATTGACAGCAAGGCTGTCATCCACGCATCCATGCGCCTTACACTACAGCGCTGGGGCTATGACGAACCTTCCGGCGAGGCGACCCGCACCCTGATCGGCCTTACCTTGGATACAGCCATTGCCAGACTGCTCCAGCGCGAGGTGGATGATGAAATTCTCGCCATGGTATCCGACTACAAGGATATTTATCTGCAGCTTTCACGGCAGCCCGAAATGCAATCCCTTCCGTTCGCCGGCATTGCATCGCTGCTCGACCGGCTGGCGCGGCGCGACGATGTACTGCTCGGCCTTGCGACGGGAAAATCGCGCCGCGGCGTTCACACAATGCTGCAGACGCCGCATTTTTCGGGCCGTTTCTCGGTCGCCCGCTGTGCCGACGACTGCCCCTCGAAACCCCATCCGGCAATGGTTCTGGAATGTTGCGATGAAACCAACATTTCTCCTTCCAACACCCTGATGATCGGCGATACCAGTTTCGACATGGAAATGGCCGCCGCAGCAAGGGCTACGGGACTGGGGGTCGGCTGGGGCTACCATCCGGCCGAGCGCATGCTGACGGCCGGCGCCAGCGCGGTTGCCCATTCCAGCCAGGCATTGCAGACGATGGTTGATGACTGGCTTGATGGGGAAACGCTGGGCGAACCCGCCGAGCCTGCAGACCTTTTTCAGGGCATGCGGAACTTCCAGTATGCGTGACATCCTGACGGGTGGGGGAAACGGGGGCGAGCGAACGCCTGAAGCCGCTGCCCAGGAAAACATGCGCCCCGTCCTGCCAAAACGTTTCTACAAAACCGTTTCCATCGCACCGCAGCACGATGCCTATGCGGTATTGCTCGATGGCAAATCCGTGCGAACGCCTGCCAAGGCCACCCTGTCGCTGCCGGGCGAAGCGGCCGCCAGGCTCGTTGCTGGCGAATGGGAGGCCCAGGGCGAGCATATTGACCCTGCGGCAATGCCGGTTACCCGGCTGGTCAATACGGCGCTGGACGGCATTGCAGGCGATACACAGCCGGTGCTGGAGGACATCGTCCGCTTTGCCGCCAGCGATTTGCTTTTTTACCGCGCTTCCTATCCCGAAGCGCTGGTCGAAAGCCAGAAACAGCACTGGGACCCGATCCTGGACTGGGTTGGTACCCGCACCGGGGCACGGTTTGAATGTGTGGAGGGCGTCATGCACATCGACCAGAGCCGGGAGGCGCTGGCGCTGTTTTCCGCGCATCTAAAGCCCTATGACGAGCCGGTCGCCCTTGCCTGTGTGCACACCATGACCTCGCTGACCGGCTCGGCCCTGACCGCCTATGCGCTGGCGGAGGGGGAAATCAGCCTCGATGCTGCCTGGAAGGCTGCCCATGTCGATGAGGACCACAACATCGCCCAGTGGGGCGAAGACCATGAGGCGGCCACACGCCGCAAACAACGTTTCGCTGAAATGAAGGCGGCAGCCGACCTGTTGGCGGCCCTTTCCTGACCGGTCGACTTCAGCTGCAAATCGCCCGTCGTCCATGCGGATTGTGCTGACAGTGTCTGTCAGCATTTTGCTTTCCAAGCTGAAGCAATCCGGGTAACGCTTGGCCAATGACCGGCAAGCAGTTTTCCCCCAAGAAACCACCGAACGGCATGCCCTCCCGCGGCCCGGCAAGACCTTTGACCGGCACCCTTGCCGCCGGCCCCACGCTGCCGGAGTCCGGCCCTCAAGCTGACAATCGCGCAACGGTGACAAGCGCGATCATTTTGATGGTAATTGCCATGACCATCGTGCCGCTGATGGATGTTATTTCGAAATATCTATCGACGCGCCACGCCATCAGTCCGGTGACGATCACCTGGGCCCGGTTTTCAGGTCAGGCGATTTTGATGCTCTTCTTCATCGTGCTGCGAATGGGGCTGTCCGGCGTTAGCGGCACGAACAATCTGGTCAACTTTGTCCGTGGAATGCTGATCGGCGGAGCGGTCAGTGTGTTCTTCATTGCCATAAAATACCTGCCGCTGGCAGAGGCGATCGCCACCTTCTTTGTCGAGCCGCTGATCGTGCTGCAGCTTTCGGCACTGTTCTTGGGCGAGAAGGTGGGCTGGCGGCGCAATCTTGCCGCCCTGGTGGGCTTTGGCGGCGCGCTGCTCATCATCCAGCCGACCTATGCCATCTTCGGGCCAACCGCGCTTCTGCCGCTGGTGACCGCCCTGCTGTTTTCGATCTATCTGATCTTGTCGCGGGTCGTCGGGCAGAAGGAAAACCCCTACACCATGCAATTCTGGTCGGGTCTTGGCGGGGTCGCCACCTGCTCAGCGTTTCTGGTTGCCGGCCAATGGGCGGGCATTTCGGACTTCGTGCTGACAGCCCCTTCAAGCCTTGAACCTTTTCTATGGCTCATCGCCATCATCATCATCGCCACCTTCTCCCATCTGTTGATCATCATCGCCTTTTCCCGCGCCGAAGCCTCCATCCTGGCGCCGTTCCAGTATCTTGAGATCGCCACGATCACCGTTGCCGGCTATTTTGTGTTCGGCGAATTTCCCACGCCGCTGCGATGGCTCGGCATCTTCATCATCATCGCCTCCGGCCTTTACATCTTTCTGCGCGAACGGCGTTTGAAAGGGTAGCGGTCTCCCCGTATTCACCCCCCATTAACCGTGTTTGTTGGCAATCGGGAAACCATGCCCTGATATCCTGTCACAGCGCCACAAACACGGGAATTTGGCACACCGGAATTCGGCACAGGGGAATTTGCCATGCATACAGAAAATTACGGCCCATATGCAGAACTGCTTGAAAAACCGGGTGAAATCAGTGCCAGTGATGTGCGCCGGCTGCGCCGGGAGATGTTTCGGGACGGCATCGTCAGCCAGTTGGAGGCCGATGCCGTTTTTGCCTTTAACGATGCCATCGCGGTCAAGTGTGACGAATGGAACGAGTTTTTCGTCGAGGCGCTGACCGACTACACGGTAATGCAGGCAGAACCGCGCGGCTATGTTTCAAACGCCAATGCCCAATGGCTGGCAAACCGGATTTCCCATGACGGGGTGGTCGACAGTGCCAGTGAACTGGAACTGCTGGTTCGTGTGCTGGCCAAATCCACCCAGTGTCCGCCGGCGCTGGCAGGTTTCGCGCTGGCCCAGATTGCCTATGCGGTGGTCGAGGGGGAAGGCCCGATTGCCCGCGGCATGCAACTGACCAGGGGCGTAATCGGCGAGGCGGAGGTCGATCTGCTTCGCGCCGTATTGTATGCGGCAGGGGCGCCAATGGACTTTCGATCTCCCGTCAGGAAGCTGAAATCCTGTTCGACATCAATGAGCGCACCGATGGCGCACGCAATCACCCGAGCTGGCAGGACCTGTTCGTGCGTGCCACGGCAAACTATCTGATGGCGGTTTCCTCTCCCTCTGCCCCCACAAGGGCCGAGGCGCTTGCCCGCCAGGAATGGCTTGAGGATAACGACACCGATGTTGCAGGTTTTATGGGACAGGTCTTTACCGGGCTCGGCGGCCTGTTCACCGAAGGCTTTTTCGACGATGTCTTTACCTCGGCCCATGTCCAGATGGAGCGCGCCTGGTCACGCAAAAACCGGGCTTTCGAGGCCGCAGCGCAGGCAAACGAACGGATCGATGCCGGTGAGGCGAAATGGCTGATCGAGCGCATCCGCCGCGATGGGGCGGTCAATGAAAACGAAAAGGCCCTGTTGAGCTTCCTGAAAGCCGAAAGCCACAGCATTGATCCCTCGGTAAAAAGCCTGATTGACGAAGTGGCAGCATAAGCAACACAAGCAACTTGCCTGACGTCATTCAACCGGCCCGAATACCGTTTGAAAATTGCGTTTCAGCGCCACGTCCACATCCTCCATGGTGACGGGCAGGCCCAGATCGGCCAGGCTGGTTACGCCGTGGCCGGTAACGCCGCACGGTACGATGCCGTCAAAATGGGAAAGTTCCGGTTCCACATTGAGCGAAACGCCGTGAAAGCTGACCCATTTCTTCAGCCGGATGCCGATTGCCGCGATCTTGTCCTCGTGCGGTATGCCGCCGGGAAGCGGTGCCTTGTCCGGCCGCCTTACCCAAACGCCGACCCGGTCCTCGCGCCGTTCGCCGGTGACGGAAAAATCGGCGAGGGTCGAAATGATCCAGGCTTCGAGCGCAGCGACAAAGGCGCGCACATCCTGTTTGCGGCGCTTCAGATCCAGCATCACATAGCAAACGCGCTGGCCGGGTCCGTGATAGGTATATTCACCGCCACGGCCTGTTGCGTGCACGGGAAAGCGCCCCGGGGCGATGAGATCGCCGTCACGGGCGCTGGTGCCGGCGGTATAGAGCGGGGGATGCTCGACCAGCCAGACGGCTTCCTGTTCGTTTCCCTGGCCGATTGTCATCGCCAGTTGCTCCATGTCCTGCACGGTTTGTTCGTATGCGCTCAATCCTTCCAGGACACGCCAGCGCACCGGTGGCGCGCCTTGCAGCGGCAAAAACCGCGCCGCCAGCCCCTCACGCGGAATGGCGCGGCCGGCAGGGCCCGGATTTTCGTCTTGAGAGACAGCGGTGGGGGTGGAAATTGGAGCCATCAGCGGCGGCTTCGCCTTTTCTGCAGCAGGTTGAGTGCACAGGCCTGTTTACAAAAAATCACCGGGCCTGCCAATTGCACCCTTGTTTCGCATCAGGGCATTTGCTAAACGCCCCATCGGCAGGTCCGGTCCAAACCGGGCGCCCAGATTTTCATGCGGTCGTGGCGGAATTGGTAGACGCGCAGCGTTGAGGTCGCTGTCCGGTAACACGGGTGGAAGTTCGAGTCTTCTCGACCGCACCATTAAAGGCCTCCGGCATCCTGCCGGAGGCTTTTTTTCTGCCCTTCTGGCCTTTACTGGGGAATGACCAGTTTGTCGCCGATCTGCAGGCGGCGGACATTTTCCACCGAATTGGCGGTTTCGATCTTCTTCCACTCCAGCGCGTCGCCATAATGTTCCTTGGCGATGAACCACAAGGTATCGCCGGCCTTGACGACATGATCGCCGGTCATTGTTTCTTCTGCCGTGGAACTTTCTTCTATCGCGGTTTCTTCCTGCTGGGCTGGCTCCTCGGCCGCTGCGGGCGCTTCCGTCATGGCCATTTCAAACATGCCGCCCTTCAGGATACGGCCATCGGTGTAGGGCTTGTAGGGGCTGTTGGCGGCAAGATGGTCGGCAACCACTTCTTCAAGACCTGGACCATAATCATAGGCGTTCAGGCCTTTGTCCTTGAACACCGCATAGCCGTCGCCGCCACCGCGCATGAAGTCGTTGGAGACAACCTTGTAGGTGGCGTCTGGATCGAGGTCGCTCCATTTGCCGTCCGCCATGACCTGAACCTGCTTGACGCGGCCCTTGAGCGGCTCGGCAGAATCATCCCAGGAAAAGCGAAGGCCTGAAACCTGCGGGAAACGGCCCTTGATCTCCTCAACCTGGCTGACGCCGTTTTCAAGCGCGGCCATCACATCCGAGCCCTTCAGTTCAAAGGTCGAAAGCGAGTTCTGGAAGGGCAGGACTTCCAGCACTTCGCCCATGGTGATCAGACCCTCGTCAATCGAGGCGCGCAATCCGCCGCCATTTTGAATGGCGATGGTAACGCCCTGGCCCTTGACCCGTTCCAGCATGGCATCGGCCACCAGATTGCCCATTGCGCATTCGCCAACGCGGCAGGAGCTGCGATCGCCGTCAATGACGGCGGCTGTTTCTCCCACCGGCTTTTTCTTCAATTCTTCAATGGGGGCGGCAAGTTCTGCAACCCGCGCTGCAACCGCCGCATCGGGCGTTACGCTTGAATCCAGAAGATGCGGTTCGCCATAGGCTGCCGTCACCACGCCTTCATCGTTGAAGTTGACGCTGATCTCGCCAAGATATTTCGAATAGGCACCAGCCTGCACGATCGGCACTTTAACGCCGTCCGGATTTTCCACCCAGACAGGGTAGGGACCTGCGGCGCTCTCTTCACCGTTGGAAAGCAGGGAATGGCTGTGGCCGCCAACAATCACATCGATGCCGGAAACACTGGCTGCGATCTGCTTGTCCATCGCAAGGCCCACATGGGTCAGCGCGATGATCTTGTTGACACCCTGGGATT from Salaquimonas pukyongi harbors:
- the crcB gene encoding fluoride efflux transporter CrcB, producing MIHLLLVALGGAVGASLRHLSGLFFLRTFGPAFPFGTLFVNVAGSLAMGLLIGWLARRTGGTSAELRLFLATGLLGGFTTFSAFSLDFAALWEDGRLAIAFGYAAASVVLSLAAIFAGLWLARAALA
- a CDS encoding RluA family pseudouridine synthase codes for the protein MRLDRWFKLHFPGLGFGQLQKLLRSGQIRVDGGRVKADTRLKPGQAVRLPPQVTGLQSGVRTGPLTANTIRDKHDLEVLEAMTLHEDGKVVVFNKPAGLAVQGGSGLNRHVDRMLEAMRNKKGEKPRLVHRLDRDTSGVLVVAKTRGAAAALTREFRGRNTEKTYWAVVRGVPKPRQGRISNWLAKVRNEEGDDIMRVVRHGTPDADHAVSEYQVVEASGSALCWLELKPVTGRTHQLRVHCQSLGHPILGDPKYFDIENWQLPGGIQKKLHLHARRIRIAHPDGGMLDVTAPLPPHMVQTWNLLGFDPDSELDSV
- a CDS encoding HAD-IA family hydrolase encodes the protein MRLILFDVDGTLIDSKAVIHASMRLTLQRWGYDEPSGEATRTLIGLTLDTAIARLLQREVDDEILAMVSDYKDIYLQLSRQPEMQSLPFAGIASLLDRLARRDDVLLGLATGKSRRGVHTMLQTPHFSGRFSVARCADDCPSKPHPAMVLECCDETNISPSNTLMIGDTSFDMEMAAAARATGLGVGWGYHPAERMLTAGASAVAHSSQALQTMVDDWLDGETLGEPAEPADLFQGMRNFQYA
- a CDS encoding ATP12 family chaperone protein, whose product is MRDILTGGGNGGERTPEAAAQENMRPVLPKRFYKTVSIAPQHDAYAVLLDGKSVRTPAKATLSLPGEAAARLVAGEWEAQGEHIDPAAMPVTRLVNTALDGIAGDTQPVLEDIVRFAASDLLFYRASYPEALVESQKQHWDPILDWVGTRTGARFECVEGVMHIDQSREALALFSAHLKPYDEPVALACVHTMTSLTGSALTAYALAEGEISLDAAWKAAHVDEDHNIAQWGEDHEAATRRKQRFAEMKAAADLLAALS
- a CDS encoding DMT family transporter, with amino-acid sequence MTGKQFSPKKPPNGMPSRGPARPLTGTLAAGPTLPESGPQADNRATVTSAIILMVIAMTIVPLMDVISKYLSTRHAISPVTITWARFSGQAILMLFFIVLRMGLSGVSGTNNLVNFVRGMLIGGAVSVFFIAIKYLPLAEAIATFFVEPLIVLQLSALFLGEKVGWRRNLAALVGFGGALLIIQPTYAIFGPTALLPLVTALLFSIYLILSRVVGQKENPYTMQFWSGLGGVATCSAFLVAGQWAGISDFVLTAPSSLEPFLWLIAIIIIATFSHLLIIIAFSRAEASILAPFQYLEIATITVAGYFVFGEFPTPLRWLGIFIIIASGLYIFLRERRLKG
- the lipB gene encoding lipoyl(octanoyl) transferase LipB, with amino-acid sequence MAPISTPTAVSQDENPGPAGRAIPREGLAARFLPLQGAPPVRWRVLEGLSAYEQTVQDMEQLAMTIGQGNEQEAVWLVEHPPLYTAGTSARDGDLIAPGRFPVHATGRGGEYTYHGPGQRVCYVMLDLKRRKQDVRAFVAALEAWIISTLADFSVTGERREDRVGVWVRRPDKAPLPGGIPHEDKIAAIGIRLKKWVSFHGVSLNVEPELSHFDGIVPCGVTGHGVTSLADLGLPVTMEDVDVALKRNFQTVFGPVE
- a CDS encoding 5'-nucleotidase C-terminal domain-containing protein, producing the protein MNRFVWLASGSMLAVSAGTAQADYVLDILHTNDVHSRIQSVNKYNSTCAVEDEAEGKCFGGMARIKARIDERRAALAQDNANVLVLDAGDQFQGSLFYTTYKGEVAAELLNMIRPDAMAVGNHEFDDGAETLSKFVDKAEFPVISANTSAYFEPLLKDKLPGYVIVEKGGEKIGIVSVVAADTKELSSPGDNVAFAGEISVLKSAIPEIQSQGVNKIIALTHVGLAMDKQIAASVSGIDVIVGGHSHSLLSNGEESAAGPYPVWVENPDGVKVPIVQAGAYSKYLGEISVNFNDEGVVTAAYGEPHLLDSSVTPDAAVAARVAELAAPIEELKKKPVGETAAVIDGDRSSCRVGECAMGNLVADAMLERVKGQGVTIAIQNGGGLRASIDEGLITMGEVLEVLPFQNSLSTFELKGSDVMAALENGVSQVEEIKGRFPQVSGLRFSWDDSAEPLKGRVKQVQVMADGKWSDLDPDATYKVVSNDFMRGGGDGYAVFKDKGLNAYDYGPGLEEVVADHLAANSPYKPYTDGRILKGGMFEMAMTEAPAAAEEPAQQEETAIEESSTAEETMTGDHVVKAGDTLWFIAKEHYGDALEWKKIETANSVENVRRLQIGDKLVIPQ